The following proteins are co-located in the Leishmania panamensis strain MHOM/PA/94/PSC-1 chromosome 26 sequence genome:
- a CDS encoding hypothetical protein (TriTrypDB/GeneDB-style sysID: LpmP.26.1560), producing the protein MEFSSSSSSDAELEEELHRNFHREQREQRGIVRASSSPNSYQTMSFPMPDGRSIEVRKGSIYIPLRDMYVHVLQARRCPERWFGDGRVPLRRRRPLPADVVVLQRVTEAAAAGRGGSTRPLVSVTLREATDNDFFIFKEVRPRKAEGDAGEVAAPIIRIAPFTPQKRQNSWHDPLTDTRFQRVTFLSRWHFSMAYPRLLREYRYDTWDTIELSPPLHVEDVCCYDDLLGILWCLSGRDGRLCYLRYDDNAVTTTRSTALTSVCVTTVDVTTAQRCVGIYCKHEGSPSYDAAGGDYQEANSCVCCLLVVTASHALCVRLVYTWGNKFTVDHVLSTLKVVSVLSKPLQLANVTCCCPGNAEKPPGVPLSSSTNDTSFCVGAGRSVFAFIWRNGQWRRVRLASFVATDVTALTLHAAFGHSSLPVAVVAGMRNGTIQVVTAEGRLHNKVIFDPTPRHCGSDITSMYAVPGLAYGVVSVARDGGAKLWDLRRLGSDKNPVCTLLTSRLGGGQSGVGSTAMAGHLLAVSSVSTGLVCVDAQTGTQLLHTTKKLSPATRIAFGSLSNVDDNDGFELYTFSPHYTQRFHLHL; encoded by the coding sequence ATGGAgttctcgtcctcttcctcctccgacgCGGAGCTAGAAGAGGAGCTGCATCGGAACTTCCACCGTGAGCAAAGAGAGCAACGTGGTATTGTCCGCGCATCCTCATCGCCCAACAGCTACCAAACTATGAGCTTCCCGATGCCTGATGGTCGATCAATCGAGGTTCGGAAAGGCTCCATCTACATTCCCTTGCGTGACATGTACGTTCacgtgctgcaggcgcgccggTGCCCAGAGCGGTGGTTTGGTGACGGACGTGTGCCCCTTCGGCGACGCCGCCCACTACCGGCAGATGTGGTAGTGTTACAACGGGTaacggaggcagcagcagctggccgaGGTGGCAGTACTCGTCCGCTCGTCAGCGTGACGCTGAGGGAGGCGACTGATAACGACTTTTTCATTTTCAAGGAGGTTCGACCACGAAAGGCTGAAGGGGATGCTGGCGAAGTCGCCGCCCCTATTATCAGGATCGCTCCTTTTACGCCACAGAAACGCCAGAACAGCTGGCACGATCCTCTTACTGACACGCGCTTTCAACGCGTGACGTTCCTATCCCGTTGGCATTTCTCTATGGCCTATCCGCGATTGCTGAGAGAGTATCGGTACGACACGTGGGACACCATCGAGCTTTCCCCTCCACTTCACGTGGAAGACGTGTGCTGCTACGATGATTTGCTGGGCATCTTATGGTGCCTAAGTGGGCGGGATGGGCGTCTGTGCTACTTGCGATACGACGACAACGCTGTCACCACTActcgcagcaccgctctcACGTCGGTCTGCGTTACCACGGTCGATGTGACCActgcgcagcggtgtgtCGGAATATACTGTAAGCATGAAGGGTCTCCGTCGTACGACGCAGCCGGTGGTGATTACCAGGAAGCAAAcagctgcgtgtgctgcCTGCTCGTGGTCACCGCCTCCCACGCTCTGTGCGTACGTCTCGTGTACACCTGGGGTAATAAGTTTACAGTAGACCACGTGTTGTCGACACTGAAGGTGGTATCGGTTCTCTCCAAGCCCTTGCAACTGGCAAATgtgacgtgctgctgccccggGAACGCGGAAAAGCCGCCTGGTGTACCGCTGTCCTCCAGCACCAACGACACGTCCTTTTGCGTTGGTGCTGGGCGAAGTGTGTTTGCGTTCATCTGGCGGAATGGTCAGTGGCGCAGAGTGCGCCTCGCCTCGTTTGTGGCGACCGACGTAACTGCCTTGACTCTCCACGCCGCGTTTGGTCATTCCTCGCTGCCTGTTGCTGTCGTCGCTGGCATGCGCAACGGAACGATTCAAGTCGTTACCGCAGAGGGGCGGCTGCACAACAAGGTCATCTTCGACCCCACACCTCGACACTGTGGGTCTGATATTACCTCCATGTATGCAGTACCAGGTCTTGCCTACGGAGTCGTCTCTGTCGCTCGCGATGGCGGGGCGAAGCTCTGGGATCTGCGTCGCCTCGGGTCTGACAAAAACCCTGTGTGCACCTTGCTCACCTCGCGCCTCGGCGGTGGTCAGTCAGGAGTGGGTAGTACTGCCATGGCCGGCCATCTTCTGGCTGtctcctccgtctccacagggcttgtgtgcgtggacGCTCAAACGGGTACTCAACTGCTGCACACAACGAAAAAGCTGTCCCCAGCAACCCGGATTGCATTTGGGTCTCTCAGCAATGTCGACGACAACGATGGCTTTGAGCTCTACACCTTCAGTCCACACTACACACAGCGCTTTCACCTTCACCtgtaa
- a CDS encoding thimet oligopeptidase, putative (TriTrypDB/GeneDB-style sysID: LpmP.26.1550) has protein sequence MASVSPSKEVRDEANKCVVELETFAIDNFESNRKLYSALKEVCAAPAYKAEYANGKAPRECTYWMEEQLADYRRKGMELPEEEFQKVVQLQKELTSLCTVFQQNISEDKTEVYFSMDALKGVPESVLSGLPRTEAGECTLKMDYPTYHAVMKNCEVASTRQVMARAFTNRAYPANDKVLRDIIEKRHQLAVILGYPSFAHLYISDKMAKTPETAQVFVDELIPKVQKKWAAEAELLKKHLHPSCSLSPAGEVQAYDVPFMINQIKKTLLNVSETEIQEYFPMDATVKALFDIYQSFFDVTFLQVDNGSELWHSDTKTLEVKDNKSGCVLGYIILDLFPREGKYSHACCHSVVPPVLLNEGGSDFSPALAVVIANFPAATAERPALFLHDDVETFFHEFGHAIHSLMGRTRMATFAGTHVKRDFVELPSQMLEEWLWEPEILQNITSHYKTKEALPRALIDAKVASKNAFSGRDTLRQLQFATYSLQIFGLPFSTQPHDDLNTTQLFYDIEPRVMPGLSYEHNTHFESAFGHLTGYAAGYYGYMWSKVFALDLFEYIRSRNGLLDPKMGRHYINCIIGVGGSQDPNDMLTKFLGREPNNEAFLRNIGV, from the coding sequence ATGGCAAGTGTGTCGCCGAGCAAGGAGGTGCGCGACGAGGCAAACAAGTGTGTCGTTGAGCTCGAGACTTTCGCCATCGATAACTTTGAATCGAACCGGAAGCTGTACTCAGCGCTGAAGGAAGTGTGTGCCGCGCCGGCGTATAAAGCTGAGTATGCGAACGGGAAGGCGCCACGTGAGTGCACGTACTggatggaggagcagcttGCCGACTACCGCCGCAAGGGAATGGAGCTGCCGGAGGAAGAGTTCCAGAAggttgtgcagctgcagaaggaaCTCACGTCACTTTGCACGGTGTTTCAACAGAACATCAGCGAGGACAAGACGGAGGTGTATTTCTCGATGGATGCACTAAAGGGTGTACCGGAGAGCGTTCTGTCGGGACTCCCGCGCACAGAGGCTGGTGAGTGCACGCTAAAGATGGACTACCCAACTTACCACGCCGTGATGAAGAACTGCGAGGTGGCGTCAACGCGCCAGGTAATGGCGCGCGCCTTCACAAATCGCGCGTACCCTGCGAACGACAAGGTGCTGAGAGACATCATCGAAAAGCGCCACCAGCTCGCAGTCATCCTCGGCTACCCGTCCTTCGCGCATCTGTACATCTCGGACAAGATGGCGAAGACGCCGGAAACGGCGCAGGTGTTTGTGGACGAGCTGATTCCGAAGGTGCAGAAGAAGTGGGCggccgaggcggagctgctcaagAAGCACCTGCACCCCAGTTGCTCGCTATCGCCAGCAGGCGAAGTCCAGGCGTACGACGTCCCCTTTATGATCAACCAAATCAAGAAGACGTTGCTGAATGTGAGCGAAACGGAAATCCAGGAGTACTTCCCGATGGACGCGACGGTGAAAGCGCTATTCGATATCTACCAGTCCTTCTTCGACGTGACGTTCCTGCAGGTGGACAACGGGTCAGAGCTTTGGCACAGCGACACAAAGACGCTGGAGGTAAAGGACAACAAAAGCGGCTGCGTGCTGGGCTATATCATCCTTGATCTGTTCCCTCGCGAAGGCAAGTACTCACACGCGTGCTGCCACTCGGTGGTGCCACCTGTGCTGCTCAACGAAGGCGGAAGCGACTTCTCTCCAGCACTGGCCGTTGTCATCGCGAACTTCCCAGCAGCCACGGCCGAGCGCCCGGCGCTGTTTCTGCACGACGACGTCGAGACCTTCTTCCATGAGTTTGGCCACGCCATTCATTCCCTGATGGGGAGGACACGTATGGCCACCTTTGCAGGCACGCACGTGAAGCGTGACTTCGTAGAACTTCCCTCCCAGATGCTCGAGGAGTGGCTGTGGGAACCGGAGATTCTGCAGAACATCACGAGTCATTACAAGACGaaggaggcgctgccacGTGCGTTGATTGACGCCAAGGTAGCATCGAAGAACGCGTTCAGTGGACGGGacacgctgcggcagctgcagtttGCGACGTATTCGTTGCAAATTTTTGGACTGCCGTTCTCGACGCAGCCGCACGACGACCTCAACACTACGCAGCTCTTCTACGACATAGAGCCACGTGTGATGCCCGGTCTGAGCTACGAGCATAACACGCATTTCGAGAGCGCGTTCGGCCACCTGACAGGCTACGCTGCCGGCTACTACGGGTACATGTGGTCGAAGGTGTTTGCCTTAGACTTATTCGAGTACATTCGCTCACGAAACGGACTCCTCGACCCAAAGATGGGCCGGCACTACATAAACTGCATcatcggcgtcggcggcagcCAGGACCCGAACGACATGCTCACCAAGTTTCTCGGTCGCGAGCCGAACAATGAGGCATTCCTGCGCAACATTGGTGTCTAA
- a CDS encoding hypothetical protein (TriTrypDB/GeneDB-style sysID: LpmP.26.1570), producing the protein MPFSNYDYHVWSNLQQQDKQPMHDRVNGMLHEQRSFSIAILQRISIERLSLSAEKVSLLDDLQLTNKDDEVRSAQGAAGKGTRIGNRGRQLSSTLNDIYSQLNDVAPPHEDEAKKDYLKRIFSIVDSQGMGKVSSMQLTNSLFNDANRTSTTVMMTAADHDKDGYLSESEFVSFLINTESGGDCLQADRNEPKPTQSNPTSTRNDAMCDTLGSLSAQQTAQKDAHHLTALNDIHMHGIEVTNLCSQSSRIKCIALSPDGKLYAVAHRHDSVAHVYMISNGAEVRRLVGHQGPLLSIIFSPDRKHVMTAARDNFMVSWDHTVGLECSFSEHPGIVTAVAVSCDSQFVFSGCQDNLVRRITASKAKIRAVLPHIPCKTPGVIVALATQSTKNDVVAFSRSCDQCAYIANAKNLQLVAQLTGHESLVWKASFNADDSMLLTCCERKIIVWDGTDFSSVRIFSSVVVATPRSADEVLWTTAVFASQEHCNLLFCFNSVGQMHVLDCDAAEMEESIIDIQMRSSVYTTSIFVGDTMVCGDNYGNVYRVRIT; encoded by the coding sequence ATGCCATTTTCTAACTATGACTACCATGTCTGGTCgaacctgcagcagcaggataAGCAGCCCATGCATGATAGAGTAAATGGCATGCTGCATGAGCAGAGATCTTTCTCCATCGCTATTCTTCAACGCATTAGTATTGAGCGGCTATCTTTGTCTGCAGAGAAGGTATCCTTGCTCGATGACCTGCAGCTGACGAACAAAGATGATGAAGTGAGGTCTGCACAGGGGGCTGCAGGAAAGGGGACTCGCATTGGGAACAGAGGACGACAACTGAGCAGTACCTTGAACGATATCTACTCGCAGCTGAATGACGTCGCGCCTCCCCACGAAGACGAAGCCAAGAAGGACTATCTTAAGCGCATCTTTTCTATAGTTGACTCACAGGGCATGGGGAAAGTGTCGAGCATGCAACTGACGAATTCTCTCTTCAACGATGCGAACCGCACCTCTACCACGGTGATGATGACAGCAGCCGATCACGACAAGGACGGTTACCTTAGCGAAAGCGAGTTTGTCTCCTTCTTAATCAACACAGAAAGTGGAGGGGACTGCTTGCAGGCGGATCGCAATGAGCCAAAGCCGACCCAGTCGAATCCCACCAGTACGAGGAACGACGCCATGTGTGATACCCTTGGAAGTCTCTCTGCTCAACAAACAGCACAGAAAGATGCTCATCACCTGACGGCCCTCAACGATATCCATATGCACGGCATCGAGGTGACGAACCTGTGTAGCCAGTCGAGCCGAATTAAGTGCATCGCCCTCTCACCGGATGGCAAGCTGTACGCTGTGGCGCACCGGCACGACAGTGTGGCGCACGTGTACATGATAAGCAACGGCGCTGAGGTGCGACGGCTTGTGGGTCATCAAGGGCCGCTGCTAAGCATTATCTTCTCTCCTGATCGAAAGCATGTTATGACGGCAGCACGAGACAACTTCATGGTCTCGTGGGATCACACGGTTGGACTGGAGTGCAGCTTCTCCGAGCACCCGGGAATCGTCACGGCAGTTGCGGTGAGTTGTGACAGCCAGTTTGTCTTCAGCGGGTGTCAGGATAACCTTGTGCGGAGAATCACGGCTTCCAAGGCTAAGATACGGGCAGTACTGCCCCATATCCCGTGTAAGACCCCTGGAGTCATTGTAGCGCTCGCAACGCAGAGCACCAAGAACGACGTCGTTGCCTTCTCCCGTAGTTGCGACCAATGCGCGTACATCGCCAATGCCAAAAATCTACAACTCGTTGCGCAACTTACCGGACATGAGTCGCTGGTGTGGAAAGCCTCTTTCAATGCGGATGATAGCATGTTACTCACCTGCTGTGAGCGGAAGATCATCGTGTGGGATGGGACGGACTTCTCTTCCGTCAGAATATTCAGTAGTGTCGTGGTCGCGACGCCAAGGTCTGCGGATGAGGTACTGTGGACAACAGCTGTGTTCGCGTCACAGGAACACTGCAACTTGCTCTTCTGCTTCAACTCGGTCGGACAGATGCATGTGCTGGACTGCGATGCTGCGGAGATGGAAGAAAGCATCATTGATATCCAGATGCGCTCCAGCGTATACACGACGTCAATCTTTGTAGGCGACACAATGGTTTGCGGAGACAACTACGGCAATGTATACCGAGTCCGTATAACTTAA